CAATGAGCATGACAAGCCatgttatagatatatatatttgccacataactacaaaattatgaaaaaaatgcttgcaaagtaatgcctacaaaataattttatataatgcaATTACAGTGGATTTTGTGTGAGTagacaacaaaatataaatttataagtttatgcaatcttaacattaataattattattaaatggacCAAGAGCAACATTTTTCATTCTTCTTTATCCTCTAAATATTCTTTAACCAGTAGGCTTTTTAAATGAGACAAttctttttctttaaatttttggagttttattAAAGAACTGCACACTGAGACACACAAATGAGTTTTGTATTTTACTCAGTCTCCGCTTttggaataattattaattttttttattatatattaactaatacattaactaatatattaatatattaacagGCGGTCAGGTTTTATTGGAAGGAACTTTATAAAAGGCCTTTGCCATGAGTCATCAGTAATAAAGTCtacagtaattttatttaagtaagtttagcaaaattcaaaattacaataaaataaaattaagtatttttgttttcagACAAGCAGTCACTCAAGTCTGcaaattcattgttttttttttttacaaaacctTAAGTAATACCTACTGTGAGTAGCCCAGTTACTCCATATATATAGTCTAGTATGTCATAGTCTCACTTATGCACACagaagctattcttaaagtgatagcttagcattcatataatgttaatactttgtaacatgatgaatcagatactcacactcactcacacccacccAAACACAAAAAcaacacacagacacacacacacacacacacacatacagagtGCACTGTTTGACCTTTTcgttcatattgttaaccatAGAATGttaattggttgcctacaggacaggctacgcctagtgtagggaccaaatatgatgtaatattatgtgattaagtgtctgtatataataaataaataaatatcatgagTGAGAGGGaagatatataaaaactttgtaACACAACACACACATCAATtgcaatttaaatgaaaataaaatgaaattttatttgcaggaaacattgtacttaagatgttaacaatataatggataatccaatatatttcgtcaattgacatgcaaaatatgttacaaaattgtctaaacactactcgtactgttataccgaaacatgtcggatttcacaataatatcattaatatttatgaaataaaattttaagatattatagtatgagacgtaaataacttaattattcatttagtacctatgtataatattaacaaattcaatgtcataaaagtatattaatttacatatattattatcaaatagactaattcattttgtattgaaaaaatcatttaaactatagaagcacttatttattaaccactgatacagtcttcttttaaaaactttgaacggtaaatctttcaattcattgggcaatttattatatattttcacagacatgctataacaatttctactaaaagatgcagttctacagaagggcattatgagtttatttgtatactttgtgtttaaaaccttctggcttttttttgtatagaaatcacacgggccggctccacaaaccgccctgatacacttcttctgtccaaaaaataaatgccctatgctcaccgagttgccccatatgaccaatccatatcttaaagctaaaaccacgaatgcatgatatgccattagcgctgttttttcacctattgtttttaatacatgtttgaggacaaatacatgttggttaatttttttgctaattttgtcaacatgtgacttgaaggacaagttgctgtctcAATTTTATCAACATgcaaatatatacttacaaattGATATAGAATATGtcaattaattttgtttcagACAGTAAGCAACTAGACACAACACAGAAACTAAAAGAggtaacaataaatgaaaagtAAAGATGGTTGCATGCTCTGAAGAAagaaaatacagaaatttgCAAAAATATTAACAGAAAGGCCTAAGgcataacatcaaaaaaaagAGGTGAACAGTAAATCATCATTTACTTGCTGGCGGTTTCTCAAGTCACCTGTTTAAATAGCTATGTCACTTCTTGCatcttattaatatttctatCAATACCATAGATAGATACACATGTTATATATCAAAAAGTTACGACACCTGTCTTGCATTTTGGTTGaacctttaataatatttatggtaGCATAAAATagtcaaataatttaatgacaGTCATCATTTTACGAAAAAGTAGAATATACAACAGTGTGGGACCTAATCACCAGATCTATATAATCACCACTTTTCATGTTCTTATATGCAGCAAAAGAATTAAAAGAGATTCCTGGCTTTTTAATCAGTATATCTACAAACATTAATCTTCAGGATATCTTCAATATTTATAGTATAGAATTACTCTGATaaggaaaaaaattatactttaatagtattttgaacataataAAATGATGAACATCTATTGCataaactgaataaatatataacattgcAAAAAATTATAAGGTGTGATAtgaaaaattgtgaaaatatttttgtacaaaacaaaataaagtacaCTAAATTGATTACAAATTATGGGATACCTTTCATTTTAACAGGGGAAATATGAAAATACAAATAGCTGAGAATTTTCCAAAAGTAAACAATTCATATTGTGAGTTCAcaactcaaataataatatgttaggttttttaaagtgataaccctcacttctaggattaatacacaaataaaatttgaaaaacaaaattttatgaacaatgcgggattcgaacccacgacctcccgCGTTTCGTGcaggtgctctaaccaactgagctaaccgttcgagtactgcctcgttataaaattctgattgctttgttcaactctcgggttgtggcttcatctatatcaaataatagttattatataatgttttattaaataaattcaataatcaaTTAGATGTTACAcctaaaactttgaaatattatataaaatatgggaTAATGGCAAACTTTGCCAGAAGTGGTAATGAAACCATaaaagtcatatttttttttgccttttagTAGAAAGGCTTTGTGTCAAATCTATTACCAAACTTAACCTGCAAGTCCTCTCTAATTAATCAGACATGGTGACAATACCAGTTCATTTTAACTAAAGTGGCCAGCTATACCAGCGCGTATtcagttcaaagtttttattcaaaagtgattttaatttgcaAACTGAATGTCAGGAACTcccatttaataatatatatttcacacATGAGAAGAATGGGCTCAACTCAGTGGCCTCCTTATtactaaaattttgttacaaaaaaaaattattagtaaaatgaTTGTGGTTGCTCCATTCATCAATGTGATACCATTATGAAAGTCAGTTAAGTAATAGTAATTTTTGCcagacatatttttttacaataacttttttttttttatggaatagggggacaaatgagcgtacgggttacctggtgttaagtgatcaccgccgcccacactctcttgcaacaccagaggaatcacaggtgcgttgccggcctttaaggaagttgtatgcgcttttcttgaaggtacccatgtcgtatcgtcccagaaacaccgcacaaggaagctcattccacagcttcgtagtgcgaggaagaaagctccttgaaaaccgcactgtggaggaccgccacacatccagatggtggggatgatatcgtaacttgtggtgtgtcgtcgTTTCATATTTGCTTTCTACATTTTCTAAGATCATATACAATGTGCAACAAAAAACAACTTCAGcgaaccgagtagtaggcatactCAGTTATACTCTGCACTAagtaaactaatattattaatacctgTAATTTTATCTCCATCAAACTCAAACTGTAGCATGTTCATTGGTTTTTCAAGTTCCTCTGCACATTTTACCATAGCTTGCATAAGGTTTTTCTCAGGATCAACAGAAATTAGCAATGGCTTCTTCAAATTCTGACATTGGAATTTTATTTGGATCCCTCCAAGTGGTTCGACCGTTACATTATCTGTCTGTTGAATATTACTTTTCACTACGCCACCGTCAATAAACTTTGCAATATTGTATCCTATTTGATCTGGAGtatcattaatttttaatatcctaTCATTGTAAGTGAACAATAATTTGTCATTACTAACACCCTCGCGTGCACAAAAGTGTTCAAATAACTGGGTAAGCTTTTGATGTCTCCTAATTGTAAACTTAACTATCTCTACACTTTGCCAACACACTTTTACAGACATCTCCTCATTATAAAGCTCTTCATCGTCATCTTCTTCTACTTCAGGATTAGTTACAGTTTTTGTAGTAAATAGTTGAACACCATCAGAGTTATCTGGATATTCTTCTGTGTTTCCAACACTATATGTTGGATACATTAATGTTTGGCTTCTACCTCTTCCGCGACCTCGTCTCGGTGTTCTTCCTCGTCCTCGTCTTGTTACACTTCTTCCTCTCACTGGAGTTCTACTTGATTCTTCACTTTGAACATTAGTAACAGACTTATTACACCTACGGCACCTACGTGTTTGAACGAAATTACTGTCAGTAGAAGGTTCAATTGTTGATGCCGCTTTACTTCTCTTAGTTTGTCTTCCCCTTGTAATATTACTCTTTCGTTTCGATGCAGCAGTAGTTACTGttttgttcttttctttttctatcGCGTGTAAAGCTATCATTTGATCAATGAGTGTACTATCATCGTCTTCAGACAATTCAACGTCCGGTGTTTTAAGAAGGTTTGCAGTTCTTATATTGTCGGCTTGATAACCGCTCTTTAACATTTGTAGTTTTTTCGATATGTTTCCATATACGTCATCTTCAGAATCCGATTCCGAACTCATAGCTATTCATTAATGATAAATTTTACCTAATATAAATAgttctttaaaaattatatccGCGTCCCgctctttaatttatttaaaatatgtctgCTTACAGAATTTAGCATTGTAacataaattcaataataaataatactaatatacaAATTACCATCAACTTCTCAAGGTTTAACAAGATTCAAGCGtggattttttataaatttaatgtgtatttttattacagAAAGTTTGTGACTAGtaggtacaaaataaataacgtCCAAAGACAAGAATGACAGctgatatataatttttgacacTACTGAGTACTGAGCATTATCATGCGATTGGCTAGAGATAGAAAAAATATAGAGGTTATGATAAAATGGCTACTGTGCAgtagttattaaaaaatgttgAGGGGTAAAGTATGAAAGTACCGATTTGTACCGAAAAATACAAACGTTATTTTTAGTAAggtaaaaattatgtttactttCTTTAACTAAATGATAATAATGCAGGTAGCATTTCGGCCATCTCACGAGAAGATCTGGCGAAGACACAACAAACTTTATAAAGGCATTTTGTATTGCTTCTTGAAAAGTAATTTTTGTACCCTGGTAAAAACAACACAAATAGGAGAAAAATAGTCGAGGCCAGGTCTAGCAAAAACGGGGAATTTTGGAGGGTTTCTAAATGAGGTCCTTTAGAGTCAAAGCGATTCTTCCCGCCGGCAGCGAGACTGCCGCCCCAACAAGATATTATCTGTTAAAATTACTCCTATCAAAACTAAAAACACCATTTTTATATGGATAGTACCTAATTAGAGATGTTCCTTAGCGATCCATTATTCATCGCACGTCGCGATTGGAGCCACAATTCCTTCATTTTGTGCCCGTCCAATCATACGATAAGGCAACCTTAAACGCGTTCTTCTCTCTGTAGGTGAGATTAATTATGGGGATCTTTATTTTTACTGtacatatgtttttttatggtcttccaagaggaagacaaacgaatgttcgggttacctggtgttaaaggatcaccgccgcccacattgcaCACCAAAGGAATCATATGAGAGTTACCGGTATACTTACGCGCTTTTATTTGAAGTGATGCATGTCGTTTCGTCCTAGAAACTCATTTCATATTTTGGTGGATGAAAGTTCTTTGGAAACCGCGTAGTATGAACGCTAGACATTCAGTTGTTGGGGAGGATATCCTAATTTTTGACGTCTCCACGACGGGTACACAATTAATTCCGATTGAAAAAATGAAAGAGGAATTTGGTGGCTggaatcagattaaacagcttttcggaataCTCCTGATAAATACAGTAGAAGACACGTAATGAAGCAACTGGTCTACACCATGCCAAGTGTTCTACTAAGCCTAAGACGTTCACAGAATACTGAATCTCCAACAATTCAAACAGCTCTGCCTGACACGCGGTCAAAATGTTcaagcaatactccatattatGTGGCCGGTCCTGTGCTTTATGCTGTATAAAATGTGGTGTTAGAATGTATtatggcttgaagtattgccctGCATCATTTTTGTATCCCAGTTTTTTGGAACCCAATATGGCTTTGCCTTCCAATTCTAGGCGAGgggagtgttgtcgaagagcattAATACGACAAATAGGGTTTGTTTAGAGTTTTAATCGAGCAAATATGCGAGGCTTCTGGGGATTCAATTGGACAAGACCCATACTAACAAATTACGCGACTTTCTTAAGAGAAGACTAGATAGAAGACAGAAATTTCTTCtggcactggtcaacgattgCCCTAGAGAAACCTGCATGCGGCCACTGTATACGGCATCTTCAGTACTGTTATCTaaaagcaatgtatgttggtggcgtccaacatatcattgatattctTAGCCTTCACTATATCCAGACTAAGCCAGGTCTTCTCCCTTGTTTTCGATAGCCGGCGCCCATCTATATGTTAGGTAGTTAGGTCTACCAGACGATCGTCCACCGACTAACCATGGCGGCAATgcccagaacttgcgtgtttcaGTCGGGTAActtgaaagctgctcgccgatttgaTGACGTGCATATTGATTTGCCGCTTTAGAACTTTTCATTTCGGAGCCCAACGTCTCAACCCCTGTCTTTTgcagccatatttttgtgactaGACTGGTTCTCAAAAAGTTGGTTACTCATAAAGAGATAAGGGTATTAGGGAATGCCTAGATATTTAGCGAGTTTATAATAGTTTGAAACGCAGACCTCACGGCCTCACTTTGAGCCATAGTAGAATTTAAGTAGTAACTTAGGAAGAGTCGACTTTCCACAGATACAGTAAGATAGGTAATTGTACGTACGTAACGTATTTTTCCTTCGTACCGTTTGGAAGATGCAATAACTGATCCTATTTGCCTGGGTTTGGTATTACAGTAGGCCAAACCAATGAATCGGTAAAGTGTcatgcaaaatattatttaaataactcaCCAGCTGATTGGGTAGCAACTCGAACCTTTGATTTGTCTCCAATTCTCGAGACTTTTACGACACCTAGGGGCACTGCTTCGAGGTTCACCTTTCTGTGATAACTGCTCACTCACGCTGTTTCTCTTTAAAGTTACaagtactttaaaaatataactcaaATAATTGGGTTAAAAAGCCCAAAGTTAAGTTAAGATTAAAAAAGAAGAAGTATTCccaagaaaaaaatttaagaagttGTAATGACTTAATGCTACGTCCACTAAGAACTTATTACGGTTAGAGGAACTTAACTTACGAGGGAATTCAGATTTACAACAAACTTccaaatactataaaagtacggtattacttaaaaaaaactaaagcacattttattataaataacactatttaatataataattatacttcattttaagtattttttaatcttaacttttgttacgaataaaataaataatatggtttAAAAAAAGCTGGAATGCACAATCACTCACATAAACATGTAGGtacttatttgttttaagttttcttatttgTTTGTTTCCTATTCAAACCgtaggtattattttagtttacttcaACTGTTATCTATATAAGTCGTTAGCCACATCCAGTCCTTCTTATtccgtataaatataaagtatattGATGATCTTTTGTTGAgcaatttttatgtatttaattttttgtaattgtttacATTGTTTCTTTTGTTTACATTGTAATTGTTTACATTGTTTCTTTGCTTAGTCATAGAAACctaaagtaatattttgttgtatatttatttaaaattctcatgtaagtgattttatgttaaaacttatgagaataaatgtctttaagCCGAAAGTCCTCTTTTTAGCAAAATTAAGAGTTGATAAGTACACAAATACACAACGATTTTTATATACTCGTACTAAAGCTATCATTTTCTGACAGCTTGGTTTCATATATCATTATCTCCGTTAAGAATTTTAAGTTTTCAGGTTATGTCGTTATGTTGGTTctgttaaattatattcatattaatttagTTCAAAATGTAACACATGTGATTGTCAAAGTACATATACCATTTATGAAAAGTTGAGTTTTCATGAGAAGAAGTGGAAAGAAAGCCACactattaaatcaatatttacagataCATCATtttgagaattaatttttaatgtaatgtatgcaaagcactgacctctactatataccactggactggcggctgtcaaagtgcttttgtgcctgtttgatattcgccattttggcgctgttggctatGTAGCGATgtagtgatgacaaccttagCATACATCGATAGATTGTGGGaaactaattacaaaaaaaaatgtatagcttattacgttgatttttgaagtataaataacacggaaaacgaacgaaactaattcaaaatgcaaaaatactacaaagtattgtacgttccttcgcagccatttgtattatacgtcaaactTAGTtatctggacgctcgcgaggggcgcttcaaataggcacaaagaACTTGCAGTTACActtatggaacagcctgtccagtggtatttatacaggtcagtgatgcAGCAGAATACTCTTACGCAGAGTTTTTCAATCTGTGGGGCGCGATCCCTACGAGGGTCACGCAGCCTTACTTGGTGGGTCGCTGGCATAAGGATAAAGGCAAGCTAGActacaaacaaaaatacatttttattgagaAGGATGTCCAATCGTGCTGCTATTTTTGAACTACATATTATGAACTATCTTACTGTTGTAATAATTTCATTGACTTTAAGGTAGTctaacatttttcatttcaatttacttaatagaactctaaaaataatttgattataaTGTCGTAATAGAATACgcaattttgttttcctttttagtgcatattaaatttaattcgaatagtttattttgaagttggtttagtatttaataattgtcacGACATACAGGTTTGAAGTGGTAAATATGGTATGGTACTAATAAATTTAAAGCTCCCCTATCCAGCTCTTGTTTTCTTTTCAACTAAAACACGTCGAGATTGTGTGCATAATATCACTATGGtagtgttttaaaattaaattaaaaatcatttatgggACTGACAAGAGTGGCCAGAATTATTCAAGCTGCAATGAGGTCGCGAAAAAAATAAGATTGAAAAACACTCCTCTAACGAAACGTTCACTTTATGATGTATGAGTACAGTTGATGCATCGAtctacacaaaatgtaaatcaaataaaggtatgataacattatatatatgtaaagtgtataaaaatatatcaataacattaaagttaataacaataaaatcagAATTATCGATCACAAGATCACCCACCTCAAGAAGCTCCAGTCTACGAGCATGGCGCAAGAACCGCCCTATGATGCCACCACAAGCACTTACCAGCTAGGTAAGTGTTATAGCTACAGCACTATCCATAAATTTTTACTTGTTATTCATtcaatatgataaatatttgtatataaagtGGTAGAAGTAGGCGATAAATTGCAGAAATCCATCTATTGGTAAAATATCAATGCCTAAAACCatctatataattattacatgtGCCACGCTTAGTCCAAACAAGAACAGCTGTCCTAATTGTTCTTTATACACATTTGGATGCGCACAATAGTATTACTTAGCATTACAGAGCTAAACCTTCAACATTCTAAACTGAACGTACGACGCTAAATCTTGTGAAATATGCAATTAGGTTGATATATGAATGAATGTACATCTGTTCACAAACAGCAACTCTAACAAAGCACCCGGCTATTGTGCTGTAGCTCGCTCACATAATGCTGTTTGAGACAAACCTGACCTGCTTTCAGCATAATTTCACGTTTCGCTACATTTCACAATGaagtattgttttaatattttgaactAGTCGACTTCCAACGTCATTCGAGTGATTTAAAGATTTGATGAAATAGTTACTGGGAATTACGAATTCCAAAGAAGAAGGAAGCTGTTGAGAGAGACATTTGAGCAGAGTCGATTTTCTACTCAAATTTTATGCACCAAATGAACAGAGCCTGATCACATTACCTATATCtcgaaaaaagaaaattttaatatgcaACAATAGATGTATAGAAGTAGAAGTAGAACTTAGAGAGAGgctttagtaataataatacagccttattataataataagtcgTGTATATTAACAGTACCTAATGCAGCTTTTTCCAACATTTAttacctaggtcctaaagaatcattgagagcaaaattctaagaaataaagatcttaactgttgcttctcaatatattcttgacaatattatgtatatacataggTACGCACATAactgaatttgctagaaactgtcataatcataatgttaacaccaggagcagacatacaaacaaacaaaataaataaacttataatccctactactcggctagatcgagttagtaagtcttttgtggcgatgtatatgttttaacaacaagatcccagaaaatattcaatacaaatgtattatgaaattcaagagaattgttaaaaaacttttgtattgtaaagattactataacatacatgACATTCTTAATTGTATATCTTTTGAACCCCCATATTATGCATAATGCAAAAGTGAACCAAAAAGTAAAGTAAGTCAAAAATgcaacattaaaaatttatgttGGAAATTCCTATTGAATTTTTTCTTCTGATTTAGAAAACTAATGAAcactatttatttatcaaaattaaaatagaaatgGCTATCGAGCTATCGTCTAACAactcgcatgacacgccacaagttaggatatcatccccaccatctgcatgtgtggcggtcctccacagtgcggttttcaaggagctttcttcctcgtactacaaagctgtggaatgagcttccttgtgctgtgtttccgggacgatacgacatgggtaccttcaaaaaaagcgcgtacaccttccttaaaggccggcaacgctcttgtgattcctctggtgttgcaagagaatgtgggtggcggtgatcacttaacaccaggtgacccgtacgctcgtttgccctccaattccataaaaaaaaattaacattgtcATCCGTCTTGCTGGAATATCATGTTTAACCTTGTAGCCAAAGGCACGTCTTTGAGGGGGTCAAACATTTCATAGGTAAAAAAAATTTCCTAAGCTGAATCATTTAGAATGGTCGGTAAAAAATGTGATTAAATTGTCGTCAATTATTTACAGTACTAATCCACATAcgcagtaaataaataaaggtaataTGCGAGTATTTTATATgggaaaaaaattactttaattcaAAAACACGAAGCAAAGTTTCTGGTAACAGAATCATACAGCCAGCAGAGCGTGACGCATGGATCaaccatcgcctccctcgaccaaaTCTTAAGGAAGGGAACAACCCGCCCCAGGTCGCAGCCACAAGAAGACATACATTAAAACTGTTGATTACATTAGTTGTTATACACAAGGTACTTAACAAGAACTTAGAAGTTGCtgaaatacataattatgtgTATAAAAAGTATGCTTAATAaagcaatattatttatttttgtcctGGCGAGTAATCCTATAATTGTGCGGGGCACTCTCGGGAATAGGGcattagataaaaagcttctgTGGGTTTCGCAAAACCCTCTTTGTATTATATTTCGGCGAAAGCATTAATTATTCAAGATAAATTCAGATAATTTTACTAGggtaaaataagataaaatgttTTTGGGAGTATCTCCCGACAGAAAAGATACAACAGTTACGTTTTTATCATGAGTGATGGAGTTTTTTTACAGACGCGAGTGAAGTTTCTTTTTATGGCAGTCATTAACTGGGCGGTAGATAATTCATCACCTGcgctattaaatttaatttaaaaatttggatttttataaaatgacttCGAGTACAGGAGTCATTGACAATTTACATTCGGAATTCACGGCCCTTGCATTTTTGTATACAATATACTCGTAGTTGTATTATCGTTTCATGTTTGGAGTTAATCAAAAgattataaaagatattataaggatttgtaaaagcattttttttaaatatcaatccTTTGAAATACTTTTTCATGTCAATTAGAGCATTAccgccgcttcggaaacaaagaGCGCGCTGAGAGAATTGAATCCCTCccggtattattttttattaaaaaaaaaaaattgcattattGTACCGGAGAAATTTTTTGGTATCCATGTTTATCTGTCTATTGCTCGTACTGGCGaagaattattcaatttttttgcCTCGCATTGTCGCCTGTTTATTCCATAGATTTAGAATATACTAGACTCTTTACTATAAGTACGGTCGCAGAGCAGGTGCACTAATTAAAgattttacatataaattaagttaattgcatataaattaaactaatatacTACATTATTCTCGCAGAAAGCccaaaatacattataaaacaCTAAACATATCTGCGAACAAATCGCAGTTAGCATTATTAACAAGTAATGCATTTGACATGGAGAAGATTATAACATATTAAGCGGGGTATTGGCGACTTACTCCGCGCAACAGTGCGACATAAAGGAAcaacaaaatgtttattaattggGTTACGTAGGTAGTTGTCAGTATAATCGTGACAGATTGTTGAGGAGATAAACAATATTATGCTAGTTATTACTATGACATGCTTAGATAAAGGGTcggtctccgctgcgttccaattaggtaccgtactacctaagaacaatagcttttttat
This genomic interval from Leptidea sinapis chromosome 20, ilLepSina1.1, whole genome shotgun sequence contains the following:
- the LOC126970165 gene encoding uncharacterized protein LOC126970165, whose translation is MSSESDSEDDVYGNISKKLQMLKSGYQADNIRTANLLKTPDVELSEDDDSTLIDQMIALHAIEKEKNKTVTTAASKRKSNITRGRQTKRSKAASTIEPSTDSNFVQTRRCRRCNKSVTNVQSEESSRTPVRGRSVTRRGRGRTPRRGRGRGRSQTLMYPTYSVGNTEEYPDNSDGVQLFTTKTVTNPEVEEDDDEELYNEEMSVKVCWQSVEIVKFTIRRHQKLTQLFEHFCAREGVSNDKLLFTYNDRILKINDTPDQIGYNIAKFIDGGVVKSNIQQTDNVTVEPLGGIQIKFQCQNLKKPLLISVDPEKNLMQAMVKCAEELEKPMNMLQFEFDGDKITGRTTVKELELEGGECIDVKYVSNDIINLA